gcgcctctccaagttttaggtagacttgctgTTGGTGGTGTACGAGGATTTCAGCGGTTATgacttaataaaatatttgtagGACATCTTTTGATACTGTATAAtgagtacttgtcctactggactgcacctagactttctatgctctgattaggagtatttactcttgtatctcactcataacacttcctgtttattagtgcactttagtagctttcggtttttatttattcgtatatttcttatctttattgcttccgcactgtgcacatggctacgtcactctcacgtgacggccagcatgcctcaatctcggtcagggtgtgtcagtaattttgtatcttttgagaaaatgacaatcatatacctatttttcctattttaccctcacttttgatacacaatatttacataaagaggacaaaacagtaattataaaaatatgcacttattaagagaaattattCCACCATTATTTTTTCATACtctaattatgtaatattaagataaaatatgcacttattaagagaaattatttcaccattatttttttgtactctttttaaaatttttaaaactaattacactccttaataaaaaaataaaaaaacaaaatgaaattattcaCACATACAGAATGTGCTCATTGGCtagttattaattaaaaaccttTCTAATTTTTGGAGATATTATGCTTTGGCCCCACTTATATTTTGTGGTGTATTTTGGCCACTACTATACTATTGCCTATAAAGTACaagtttaaaattaaaattttattttattttttatttttatttttaaaaacgaACGCttaaatcttaaaatttaaatttacatgtaataataaatatttattcCTTATACTTTGGACTTTTCCACCACGTGGTACAAATATTCCATATGTTTTGGACTTTTCCAGAAAGATACTCTCCAAACATATGCTTCTTGTGTCTCCTCCGAATCCTCTGTTCACTTCTTGTTGATTTTTACTTCCATTCCaccagcttcttcttcttcttccgtcCCCGCCCTGTTCTTCTGCAACTTTTCTCGTGTCTCATGTGACGCATTCCGACAATTTTTACCCTTCAAAATCCCTTCTTTTTACAAACTCAGCCCTTAGATGCTTTGAATTTGGGTAGCTGGGTTTGAGTTTTTCTGCAAGTGAGCTCTCGGATTCAGCTCGTTTCTTGAAATTCATTGAATTTGGGTAACTGGATTTACGTTTTTTCAGATGGGTGCTGCTTCTGTTGGGTACCCTTTTGGAATCACATCCCATTGCCATGGAAAGTTTGGGGCTTTTCCTCACAAAGCGGGGTTCTTTGGCTCTAATTTTCCACTGCATGTGGAATTTCCAGGACATAAATTGTACCCAAGTTCCGTTTTTGCCCCTGCATCCAAGGTAATCTCAGTCACCTCCCTTCTTATCTAGTTTACATGCTGCAGAAACTGAGGATAAAACAGGAAGAAAAAAGGTTAGAAATTGAAGACTGTATTTGTGGTTGCAGAATAAGCAAATCTATGATTTGTTTGAATTGTTAAATTTTGTGTAAATTTGTAAGGTGCTtgtaaatttattgattttagtAATTAGACTCTTGAGTTGAGTGAGTGgaagtttatttttttattatcattatttttaatttgtcaataaaggtcgtacccagtgcacaaggctcccgctttacgcagggtctgagagaggtgaatgtcggctagccttaccccatttatggagaggctgctcccaagtctcgaacccgagacctactgctcatgggcgaaggcacttgccatcgcaccaagtgcgacctcttttaATTTGTCAATAATTTTAGaaaatatttgttttgaaaATAGAAAATGGTTTATTGGTGAATGAGAACTTGTTTCTAGGATGCTGAGAGACAGATACGGCAAAGTAGTGATTAATACTAAGTAGCTTGAAATGGTTTGGAGTTAAAATGGCAATTCTAAAGTATTGATTACCCGAAAACCTGAATCTTATTATCACAATTATTATCAAGTGTTTTGATCTCAGCCACCTCACAGTTTATTGTCAATTCTTGtgctaacattataaaacacTGTGCCAAAAACATAAGGTGACAGACAGTCTATGGAGAGTCCTGTTAGCATTTCTCTTACTTTTTAGGTTAATTTAAAGTCTAGATCATGAGGCATATGATTTCGTATTTTCACACTAAGCACACAGCTTGATCTGAATTGATGAATCTATTAAAAAGATGGAATTTTATTTTGTCCGCAGTTACATAGGCAGCAATGTGTGTTGTTTTCTCAATGCAGGAATTTGCAAGTCGGATATGTTCTCTACCTGATGATGATGAGTGGTTCTTGGAAGAAGTCTTAACCCCGATTCTTGATTCAGTTGAAAATCCTATCCACCTGAAGAACTTGTCTGTTGAAGTTAGTTCCGAGGCATTTAAATACTTATCTTTGTGTGCTTACACTTCAGTTCCCAACTTCTTTACTCATCGCAGAACGATCAGTGCAGGAACTGAAACAGTTATCTGATGAAATCCGTTCAGAGTTATCATCTATAATGTTGAGAACACGAAAGTCTTTCAGAGCCAGTTTGGCAGTGGTGGAGTTGACGATTGCAATACACCGTGTTTTTCATGCTCCCTTGGACAAGATAATTTGGGATGTCGTAGAACAAGTAAGATCATAAATACATACCTTTCCCTTTGAAGTAATGGTTAATTCTAAGAGTGGCGGTTGAGGTTATGGATAACTTTTGATACTGTTTACATTAGGGTGTTCATAGTTCATACCAGAAAGAACACATATAAACAGAACTCAAAGAAATCATTCATGGGTAGTTTCGCTGCACATTTATACATTGTCATTGTATgatataaattttgaaagatTTCTCTTATTCTGGCAGACATATGCACATAAAATACTTACAGGAAGGCGGGGCCTCGTACATACAGCTCGACGAAATAATGGTTTTTCTAGTCCTTCATCTCGACCTGAGAGTAAATATGATCCATTCAGGCCAGGGCATGGGTGCAGTAGCATTTCTGCTGGACTGGGTAACGTCTACTTCCAGTATGCTTCTTTTTCATTTCTCCTGTGATGAAACCACTGTCTTCGGAAAAAGTTCATGTTTTAATTCAACATAACTTGCAACACCCTTCTCTGGATATTTGTAACTGTATATGCTGCTTTAGAGCCGATGGCATGCTGCTAGTAATAGTATATGGTCTTTCCTCTGAGCATTCTTTATTATGATGTAAAAGCAATTGTTTCGAGTTTGGCCAGCTAAATTGGATTTAAAACAGTATCATTTTTAACTGGACTGCTATTATAATATTTACAGGCATGGCAGTTGCACGGGATATTAAAGGAAAGCGGGAACGTATTGTTTCTGTCATCAGCAATGGGACAACGATGGCCGGTCAGGTCTATGAGGCGATGGGTAATGCAGGTTATTTGGACTCAAATATGGTAGTTATTTTAAATGACAGCCGGCACTCTTTACACCCAAAGACTGAGGAGGGCCCGAAGACAGCTATTAGTGCTCTGTCGAGTACCCTAAGCAAGCTTCAGTCAAGTAAATCCTTTCGCAGGTTTAGAGAAGCTGCTAAGgtatttccgtggtttttattatCCTACCTCTAGGACTGGAAGATTTCGAGACATTAAAATTTGTTCAAGTATTTTCTTAGAACTTAGATATACTGGATTTGTTTAAATGAGAGATATCTTTATAGAAGAATTTATATAACTTTCGGCAATTTTTTAGACAATCTGAGAATAGAAAATTTATTCAGTTTTGTGTGGCATTCATCTGAGAGGACGTAGTGGGCTTTGGGTATTTGGAGAATATCAAACATTTTCTGTTGCTATGAGCATTATCAAGATTTTGTGCCTTGTGCCTTTTGTTCTATGaagtatttatttttcttcccccTTTTTTTCAGGGCGTTACTAAAAGAATTGGAGGAGGCATGCATGAATTGGCAGCTAAAGTTGATGAGTATGCACGTGGTATGGTCGGTCCACCAGGATCAACTCTTTTCGAAGAGCTCGGATTGTATTACATTGGCCCTGTTGATGGACACAATGTTGAAGACTTGATTTGCGTTCTACAAGAAGTGGCATCTCTGAATTCAATGGGTCCTGTTTTGGTTCATGTGCTAACGGAGGAAAATCGGGAAGTTGAAAACAACCCAAAGAGTGGGGTACAAGGTATGTTACCTCTCATCTCCTCCTCTGATGTTCATTTCATATTCTGTGCAAAATTCTGCCGTAAATTTAAGGATTCATGAGTTGACTTGCAAGTGGGCAAACTCAGCCCAATATACTTTGGTTTTATATATCTCATCTGAGGCTTGGCCTTGGTTCAGGCCTTTAGCGAGTATACGAATTTGCCGACTACAAAGATCATTTCTCATTTGGCAGAGGATGAAAAGCCATGTGTAATTTGGTCTGACATATATGTTATTTTACACTTCCCAAACCTGCAGGTTTGAGTAATTCTGATGATTTACGGTCCAAAATTCACCATAGAACTTATAGCGACTGCTTTGTGGAGGCTTTAGTGATGGAGGCAGAGGAGGACAAAGATATTGTGACTGTTCATGCAGGAATGCATATGGAAACAGCATTTCAACTGTTTCGTGAAAGATTTCCtgacaaattttttgatgtGGGAATGGCTGAGCAACATGCAGTTACTTTTTCTGCTGGTTTGGCATGTGGAGGACTAAAGCCATTTTGCATAATCCCGTCTGCATTTCTACAAAGAGCTTATGATCAGGtagtaattatattttaattaattgtggAATAAATAATTTAATGATATAATAACAATACGATGATAATGTATCTAAAGTTTATCTTCTCATGGCCTGTTTAGGTAGTTCATGACGTAGATCGGCAAAGAATTCCAGTGCGTTTTGTCATTACAAGTGCAGGGTTGGTAGGATCTGATGGTCCCATGCAGTGTGGAGCGTTTGATATAACATTTATGTCATGCTTACCAAACATGATCGTCATGGCACCATCTGATGAGGATGAGCTTGCCAACATGGTGGCCACTGCAGCCTACATCGATGATCGTCCAGTTTGCTTCCGATATCCAAGGGGCGCCATTGTTGGGATGGACCATTCCGTATGCAGTGGAACCCCCATTGAGGTAATTCTGCTTCATTGCTTAAAAATAAGTATTTACCGTCATTAATCATTACGGATAAGTATATAAACTTGGTACCATTTAATAGAGAGggatttaatttcttatgcGTTTAATTTTGACTTCTTTGCGCCACTGCGTTTAATTTGACTTCTTTGTGCTGCTGAGCAGATTGGAAAGGGGAAAATTCTTGCGGAGGGGAAAGA
Above is a window of Malus sylvestris chromosome 15, drMalSylv7.2, whole genome shotgun sequence DNA encoding:
- the LOC126605765 gene encoding probable 1-deoxy-D-xylulose-5-phosphate synthase, chloroplastic, whose translation is MGAASVGYPFGITSHCHGKFGAFPHKAGFFGSNFPLHVEFPGHKLYPSSVFAPASKEFASRICSLPDDDEWFLEEVLTPILDSVENPIHLKNLSVEELKQLSDEIRSELSSIMLRTRKSFRASLAVVELTIAIHRVFHAPLDKIIWDVVEQTYAHKILTGRRGLVHTARRNNGFSSPSSRPESKYDPFRPGHGCSSISAGLGMAVARDIKGKRERIVSVISNGTTMAGQVYEAMGNAGYLDSNMVVILNDSRHSLHPKTEEGPKTAISALSSTLSKLQSSKSFRRFREAAKGVTKRIGGGMHELAAKVDEYARGMVGPPGSTLFEELGLYYIGPVDGHNVEDLICVLQEVASLNSMGPVLVHVLTEENREVENNPKSGVQGLSNSDDLRSKIHHRTYSDCFVEALVMEAEEDKDIVTVHAGMHMETAFQLFRERFPDKFFDVGMAEQHAVTFSAGLACGGLKPFCIIPSAFLQRAYDQVVHDVDRQRIPVRFVITSAGLVGSDGPMQCGAFDITFMSCLPNMIVMAPSDEDELANMVATAAYIDDRPVCFRYPRGAIVGMDHSVCSGTPIEIGKGKILAEGKDVALLGYGSMVQNCLKARSLLSTLGIDVTVADARFCKPLDVKLLRQLCRNHSYLITVEEGSIGGFGSHVAQFICLDGQLDGNIKWRPIVLPDNYIEHASPNEQLAIAGLTGHHIAATALTLLGRIRDALQLMC